The Theileria equi strain WA chromosome 2 map unlocalized gcontig_1105316255037, whole genome shotgun sequence genomic sequence CTGCTACAAATTGTGGATGGTTctattggaatattttgaCAAGGTTGAAGAAAACTTCCAAGTGCTATGTAAAATAACATTTTTGCATGCGCTAGAACTCATTAATCCAACGAGGGCCCCCTCGTTCACTTACTTTTGGTTCCGTATAATTTCCCATGCCTCTCTCATTCCTGGAGCAATAAAGCATCAAAAGTGCTGGTTGTCATTCTCGAGAATTTTCTCGATTGCCAGTACATTTGTGAATACAATGTCTTCAAGGTACACTTTCGAATCGTTTGAATCTTTTGTAGAACGGGATTATTTGGAATCTGAGTTTGCTTCTCAGGACAGAATGGCAGAAGCAGAAGAGGGTGGACAGGAACTAGAAATTCGTGAGGGTCCCgtatacaaaatattgaagATATACACAAGGTTGGTTTCATACGCATGTGCGGCTTCTCCGGATTTTGTTGCATCATATCATTTGAGCTTTAGTGGCTCCAGGGCAATTGAAAAAATGGCGGCTTCTTGCCAACGAGGCAAAAGTGCTGCGACAGGTTCAAATTCTATCTTCAAGCAACAGAAGGTAGCAGTGGATTTGCTTCCAGAAATGAAGATATCTCCAAAAGTTCCTTGCTCTCTTGTGGCGCCTGTCGTTAGGAATGGGTTAAAACTCTTGGTTGAACGTGCTTTGAGATCCATTGCCAAATTTGGTCCGTCATTACTTTCTCAGCCATCATCCGATTTTGGACAGATTCTACAGCTTATAGAAACTCTGGTTGTAGAAAATACCAATGAAGCCGTTTTGTCATTGAACGCACTCGTACTTTATCTGGGGGTTTATTCGCAGGCAGCTCTTGGTCCTAATGAGAACTCAGGCAGTACCGAGGTTTTCGAAGGTAGTGCAAGACTAATGCTATTTTTGTGGCTTCTCAAGACTCTTTCTCCGAGAGCAAAGTACATGTTTGTCTTCTCAATCGTGAGACAGCTAAGGCAGCCGAACGCTCATACACACTTTTTCTCATGTCTCTTGATATGGATGTTTGACGAGTGCAAATCAAATTCAGATGAAGCCATCCGATCGATTATATTGCGAGTTCTTTTGGAATGGTTTATCGCACCGGGACCATGTCCTTGGGGTGTATCTCTCGTCgttgttgaactctttaGGAATCCCAGGTTTGCACCAATATTTGGCAATTTTAACACAACACCTCGAATAAATGACCTCTTCGAATCGCTCTTTTCAGTATTCGCTGATGTCTTTGCCTCATAATCTCTGTTTACCACTctatatatatatatatatatactTATGGTAGGTGCCGAAATTGGCGTACCTGTCAACTGGGTACAGCTAAACGAATCGCAATGGTAAGTTCAGATATAAAGTCTCATTGTCCACAGGTACAAGGTGGAAACATCGAAAAATTATACCTACTACTATAATAGGGAAACAAAGGAGGtttgtaaaaatatttttaaataaaaaTAAATAGTCTTCTTGGGAAATACCAAATTTAGAAGTCAAGGAAGCGGAGTCTACTCCAGAACCGAAAGATGAGATTCCGCAGGCTCATATAGACGAATACAAGGCACTAATTAAAAGTTTTAATCTGCCTAACCATGCCCAGTTTGAGCAGGTATCTGTCTTGTTTCATTTATCAATTCTCAGATCCTTCCACGGCTGTTAACCAACGAAGTATTCACCAGGATACCTCAGGCACATAGAAAACGGCTCTTTAACTCCATACGCAGAGAACTACTCGAGGAACGTACTAGGAATACTGCAGATGATGCCAATCTGGTACGTAATATCCAAATTGAGCAGCtcaaaaaggaagaaaaaaGACAACGAGAACTTGAACATTTGGTAAATACAGCTTCAAAATATCGCATTAAAAATGGTGGAAACAAAGAAAAATCTGATAGTAATGGTCACTCTAGGGGTATCCATGCGCAGGAAATGGCAGAAACGGCCTTCATGAGTCTGCTCCATGAGAAGGTCAAGCAACCATTTTGCAATGGAAGAGTCGAGCCAATACCATATGAATTGATTGATTCTGACCCTCGCAGTAAAAGCGAGTATTTGAAGAATAAACAGGAGATTTATCGTAAATTCACAGACAAATTCCTGGACGCCAGAATAGAGCTGTTTGACGAAAAATTGCAACAACTTCCAGACTCATGTTTAAACTCGGACCTTAAAAAGGTGTGTTTCCACACTCTTTTTCACCCAAACATTTTAGATTATAGAACTCATCGGGGGTAACTTATTCAGACATCTTCCTGAGGTGGAGCTGAACAGAACACTTAAGAAGTGGAAGGCTAAAGCGGTATTGTACATGTTCAAACGTTCAAATTATACAGAAACAACAACTCATGGAGTCCTTCAAGGTCATGCTAAGACAGACGATCTCGTACAAGAGCGGAGACAAGAAGAAGATTCTAGAAGAATCCAAGAAGACCCTTTCCCAAGATCAAAGGTACGATAATACGCTCTATTTACCATCTTGTAGGTACCAGAGACTGGAAGGATTCCCCAAGGAACGAGATGACCTTATACTCGAATGGTTGAGGTATGCAGAACTCTTGTTCATCATTCCACATCTAGTGAACTGGAAGAAAACCACAGAAATGTTAAATCTATTGTGTTAGAAGATGAATAAGTCCACAGTATTGGACAAGTAAACACCATGTAAACCACATTGGGAATCCAGTGTGTGGCCTATAACTCCTAGTCTACATTTTCACCATGTTGTGGATAGATAAACACTGCCCTAAGCATCTGCACGAGTTAACGTCCCATAAAGATGTTAATGAACTGCTCATTAAGCTCGTCAACAAGTCACACGGGGAACTTCCACATTTCCTCTTTTATGGACCCTCTGGAGCCGGAAAAAAGACGAGAATATTAGCAACTCTGCGGTCAGTATTTGGAGCAAAAGTAGATAAGGTGAGAATCGCCTCGGTGTCATCCATGTCCCCCTAGGTCAAAACTGATGTCTTGTCTTACAAGGATAGCAACGAAATCATCGTCTGCCAAAGTGAATCACACATTCAAAGTAC encodes the following:
- a CDS encoding conserved hypothetical protein (encoded by transcript BEWA_044050A), producing the protein MVGAEIGVPVNWVQLNESQWYKVETSKNYTYYYNRETKESSWEIPNLEVKEAESTPEPKDEIPQAHIDEYKALIKSFNLPNHAQFEQILPRLLTNEVFTRIPQAHRKRLFNSIRRELLEERTRNTADDANLVRNIQIEQLKKEEKRQRELEHLVNTASKYRIKNGGNKEKSDSNGHSRGIHAQEMAETAFMSLLHEKVKQPFCNGRVEPIPYELIDSDPRSKSEYLKNKQEIYRKFTDKFLDARIELFDEKLQQLPDSCLNSDLKKKQQLMESFKVMLRQTISYKSGDKKKILEESKKTLSQDQRYQRLEGFPKERDDLILEWLSELEENHRNVKSIVLEDE